Within Acinetobacter sp. LoGeW2-3, the genomic segment CGTGCCAGCTCAAGGGCCGTCAAACCTAAATCCATGTCGTCACCTTATCGTTGATTATTTTGGTGCGTTGCTTCAGCAAACCGTGCTGAAAATCTTTTAAATACAGTCTAGTTCCATCAAGATGGATACAATGTTGCGAATCTGTTGAGCTTTGGCTGCAATAAGATACGTAGTAAGAAGATAAGTGCCTAAATTGTTAGCTGTTTTGAAATGAAAATTGAGCAAGAAATGCTAAAAACAGAATAGAAAGATTTGTAAATGAAATTGGCTTTTTTATTCCATAGAAAAATTATTTAAATAGAAACAAACCCGGATTTTTGGACACATGATTATTCTGATCAAAAGGTATAAGTACAAATAAAAAGACCAAAATATCTGGTCTTTTGCTTTCATATTCGACTTGTCTAAACCAAATAGCTTAAGACTTAAAATAATTCAGTGGTAATTTTAAATAGGAAATACCATTGGCTTCCGGCTCAGGAAACTGCCCGGCACGCATATTGACCTGAATCGCTGGCAAGATCAGTTTCGGCATGTTCAAGCCAGCATCACGCTGGTTGCGCATCTCGACAAACTCAGCTTTGCTGATGCCATGCCTGATATGAATATTCTGGGTTTTCTGGGTCTGGATATCGGTCTGGCAGACAAAGTGTTGACGGTCTTTGGGTAAATAGTCGTGACATAAAAATACCCGAGTCTGGTCAGGCAACTGGAATAGTTTCTGCAATGAGTCATACAGCGTTTCAGCACTACCACGCGGAAAATCACAACGTGCCGTACCATAGTCCGGCATAAATAGTGTATCGCCGACAAAGACTGCATCGCCAATCACATAGCTGAGACAAGCTGGTGTATGTCCCGGAGTTGGAATGTTATAGGCTTCGAGATTGCCAATTCTGAAAGCTTCCTCATCTTCAAACAGATAGTCAAAAGGCTGCAAGGCATTAAACTGCTTGATGTCCAGGTTATAGATACTACTAAAGGTTTCCTGCACCAGCGAAATTTTATGGCTCATGGCAATTTTGCCACCAAGTACCGATCTCAGGTATTGTGCTGCGGTCAAGTGATCAGCATGGACATGGGTTTCCAGAATCCATTCAACGGTTAAATTCTGTGCCCGCACATAGGCAATGATCTGATCGGCATGGGTGGTCGAGGTACTGGCAGAGGCGGCATCATAATCCAGCACGCTATCAATAATGGCACATTGCTGGCTGGCAGGGTCGCTGACGACATAACTAAAGGTATTGGTATTTTCATCAAAAAATTCCTGTACCTGTGGCTGTTGTAACATGCTTATCCCCCTGCCCATTTTTTATGAATGAAAACACCGACCAACATCGCCATAATAAAGTAAAACACCTGATAATGTCCTAGACCGATGAGGGTAAAACTGGGTGCCGGACAAATCCCGGCAATGCCCCAACCTATCCCAAATAATAGGCTGCCAATAATCAGTTTGCGATCAAGTTCAGTTTTGCTTGGTAATTCTATTGGTTCACCGAATAGGGTTTTCGTTGCTGGATTACGTACTACTTTCTGGAATGGAATAAAAGCCACCATAATTGCACCCAACATTACAAAGGCCAGACTCGGATCCCAGTTACCAAACAGGTCTAAAAAACCCA encodes:
- a CDS encoding MBL fold metallo-hydrolase, which encodes MLQQPQVQEFFDENTNTFSYVVSDPASQQCAIIDSVLDYDAASASTSTTHADQIIAYVRAQNLTVEWILETHVHADHLTAAQYLRSVLGGKIAMSHKISLVQETFSSIYNLDIKQFNALQPFDYLFEDEEAFRIGNLEAYNIPTPGHTPACLSYVIGDAVFVGDTLFMPDYGTARCDFPRGSAETLYDSLQKLFQLPDQTRVFLCHDYLPKDRQHFVCQTDIQTQKTQNIHIRHGISKAEFVEMRNQRDAGLNMPKLILPAIQVNMRAGQFPEPEANGISYLKLPLNYFKS
- a CDS encoding DUF6691 family protein, whose product is MKNLLAFVFGGLFSVGLMLSGMFNPEKVLGFLDLFGNWDPSLAFVMLGAIMVAFIPFQKVVRNPATKTLFGEPIELPSKTELDRKLIIGSLLFGIGWGIAGICPAPSFTLIGLGHYQVFYFIMAMLVGVFIHKKWAGG